From Methanocella paludicola SANAE, a single genomic window includes:
- the serS gene encoding serine--tRNA ligase yields MLELKFVRNNPEVVREALAKRHASAEPLDKLLEYDKAWREALKEGDVLKHQRNTVSLEIAKLKKEKQDAKEKIDEMRGISDRIKAIDEQLRDYESRMQDLLLNIPNIPSTTTPIGRDENDNPVVRVVGEPTKFGFTPKNHWDIGEDLDILDFKRAVKISGEGFTVYKGMGAKLERALINFMLDVHSRQGYTEVFPPVLMNEKAMTGTGQLPKFKEDMYACTDGYYLAPTAEVPVTNLYMDEYLENLPIYLTAYTACFRREAGKHGQDTRGIIRQHQFNKVELVKFSLPETSYEEHEKLTRDAEEILQLLKLPYRVINLCTGDLGFSAAKTYDIEVWVPAQGKYREISSCSNFESYQARRANIRYRTPEGPKFVHTLNGSGLAVGRTVVAILENYQREDGSVEIPEALRPYMGGATEIKKPL; encoded by the coding sequence ATGCTGGAACTAAAGTTCGTACGCAACAACCCGGAGGTCGTGCGGGAGGCGCTGGCGAAGAGACACGCGAGCGCAGAGCCCCTCGACAAGCTCTTAGAATACGATAAGGCCTGGAGAGAGGCCTTAAAAGAGGGCGACGTGCTCAAGCACCAGAGGAACACGGTCTCCCTCGAAATAGCGAAACTCAAGAAAGAGAAGCAGGATGCGAAGGAAAAGATCGACGAGATGCGTGGCATCTCCGACCGCATCAAGGCCATCGACGAGCAGCTCCGAGACTACGAATCCAGGATGCAGGACCTATTGCTGAATATCCCCAATATTCCGAGCACAACGACGCCCATCGGCAGAGATGAGAATGATAATCCCGTCGTGCGTGTCGTCGGCGAGCCGACGAAGTTCGGCTTCACGCCGAAGAACCACTGGGATATCGGCGAAGACCTTGATATTCTCGACTTCAAGCGGGCTGTCAAGATATCGGGCGAAGGCTTCACCGTCTACAAGGGCATGGGCGCAAAGCTCGAAAGGGCGCTGATCAATTTCATGCTGGACGTGCACTCCCGGCAGGGCTACACAGAAGTGTTCCCCCCGGTGCTCATGAACGAGAAGGCCATGACCGGCACCGGCCAGTTACCGAAATTCAAGGAGGACATGTACGCCTGCACGGACGGCTATTACCTGGCCCCCACGGCGGAAGTCCCGGTCACGAACCTTTACATGGACGAGTACCTGGAGAACCTGCCTATCTACCTGACCGCATATACTGCCTGTTTCCGCCGTGAGGCGGGCAAGCACGGCCAGGATACCCGCGGCATTATCCGCCAGCACCAGTTCAACAAGGTCGAACTGGTCAAGTTCTCCTTACCCGAAACGTCGTACGAGGAGCACGAGAAGCTCACCCGGGACGCAGAGGAGATACTGCAGCTTTTAAAGCTGCCTTATCGCGTTATTAATCTGTGTACGGGCGACTTAGGCTTCTCCGCCGCAAAGACGTACGATATCGAGGTCTGGGTGCCGGCACAGGGCAAATACAGGGAGATCTCGTCCTGCTCGAACTTCGAGAGCTACCAGGCCAGGCGTGCCAACATCCGCTACCGTACCCCGGAGGGCCCGAAGTTCGTCCACACGCTCAACGGCTCCGGCCTGGCTGTGGGCAGGACTGTCGTCGCCATCCTGGAGAACTACCAGCGCGAGGACGGCAGCGTGGAGATCCCCGAGGCGCTCAGGCCCTACATGGGCGGCGCCACCGAGATCAAGAAGCCACTCTAA
- a CDS encoding MBL fold metallo-hydrolase gives MPVKAIKIIKQGNLSWEAFEEPEIHIMAMKRLTGTGGGSTVTYIESDAKILVDTGFEYESDRSAENVKRNKKNLVHALKDMDLKPSDIDIVFITHWHYDHFGNLGAFKKSRILASKPLEGFKVEAVKDGEAIADGVQVVYTPGHTAEHASLLLKTEKLRYSMRNERGGGSIMGIGSVEVAVAGDAIIAPSYYMMDRLWDRNPNFHSTEKGIESVRKLEEKADYIIPGHGGIFKNVKKAS, from the coding sequence ATGCCAGTAAAAGCCATCAAGATCATAAAGCAGGGCAACTTAAGCTGGGAAGCGTTCGAGGAGCCGGAGATCCACATCATGGCCATGAAGCGCCTTACGGGGACAGGGGGCGGCTCCACGGTCACATACATCGAGTCGGACGCTAAAATACTGGTCGACACCGGTTTCGAATACGAGAGCGACCGCAGCGCTGAGAACGTGAAGCGTAATAAGAAAAACCTCGTCCACGCGCTCAAGGATATGGACCTGAAGCCTTCCGACATCGACATCGTTTTCATCACTCACTGGCACTACGACCACTTCGGTAACCTGGGCGCCTTTAAGAAAAGCCGTATCCTGGCGAGCAAGCCGCTGGAGGGCTTTAAAGTGGAGGCCGTAAAGGATGGTGAGGCTATCGCCGACGGAGTCCAGGTCGTATACACGCCCGGCCATACGGCAGAGCACGCGTCGCTGCTCCTTAAGACCGAAAAGCTCCGGTATAGTATGCGCAACGAGCGCGGCGGAGGCTCCATCATGGGCATAGGCAGCGTCGAGGTCGCCGTGGCGGGCGATGCCATAATAGCGCCCTCCTACTACATGATGGACCGGCTATGGGACCGAAACCCCAATTTCCACTCGACGGAAAAGGGGATCGAGAGCGTCAGAAAGCTGGAGGAGAAAGCCGACTATATCATCCCCGGCCACGGCGGCATCTTTAAGAACGTAAAAAAGGCTTCATAA
- a CDS encoding alkaline phosphatase family protein, with amino-acid sequence MPRRRPFIQVTMRLSPYLVDPASYGAYSLPSIPGTILSALTPETPAQMLPDDALGGLSNKYDKVVLFVVDGLGLDHFKDLMGRSPFLRELRRQGNFMQLGTQFPSTTACNVTTLNTGVSVAQHGLFEWFYYEPVAGEIISPLLYSYGECIRERDSLKDDKAVTPEAIYPKQSLYRELIKHGVRCFSFQDSEYAESEYTDIVFDGAKRYGFLSVADGLVNLARAVVDEPAKAYYYFYFDKVDSLSHKYGPGSKEAMAEAEVFFLALEHLFWDRVKDKVDNVLFLMTADHGQATIDPAKCVYLNVEFPGIKDMIKMSKSGRYLAPAGSCRDMFLYIKDDCLDDAYHLLTDKLSDRAAVVKIKELIENGYFGDRHISPVLAGRLGNLVILPFDGHCVWWYEKGLFEIDFLGHHGGLTKQEMEIPFLAWEL; translated from the coding sequence ATGCCCCGGAGACGTCCTTTTATACAGGTCACCATGAGGCTATCCCCGTATCTCGTTGATCCCGCATCCTATGGCGCCTACAGTCTCCCGTCTATCCCCGGCACGATACTTTCTGCGCTAACCCCTGAAACGCCTGCGCAAATGCTGCCCGACGATGCGCTTGGAGGGCTTTCCAATAAATATGATAAAGTCGTTCTTTTTGTGGTAGACGGACTGGGCCTGGACCATTTTAAGGATCTAATGGGCCGCAGCCCGTTTCTTCGAGAGCTTCGCCGGCAGGGTAATTTCATGCAACTGGGCACGCAGTTCCCGTCGACGACGGCCTGCAATGTCACTACTCTCAATACGGGCGTCAGTGTTGCACAGCACGGCCTCTTCGAGTGGTTCTATTATGAGCCCGTGGCGGGAGAGATCATCTCCCCTCTCCTTTACTCGTATGGCGAGTGCATCCGTGAGCGTGACTCTTTAAAAGATGATAAAGCCGTGACGCCTGAAGCCATATACCCGAAACAGAGCCTGTATCGAGAGCTGATCAAACACGGGGTCCGGTGCTTCTCGTTCCAGGACTCGGAGTATGCAGAATCCGAGTATACGGATATCGTCTTCGACGGGGCAAAGCGCTATGGCTTTTTATCCGTGGCCGATGGCCTGGTGAACCTGGCCCGCGCGGTGGTCGATGAGCCCGCGAAGGCCTATTATTACTTTTATTTTGATAAGGTGGATTCGCTCTCCCACAAATACGGGCCGGGCTCGAAGGAGGCCATGGCCGAAGCAGAGGTGTTTTTCCTGGCGCTTGAGCATCTATTCTGGGACCGGGTCAAGGATAAGGTCGATAATGTGCTCTTTTTGATGACCGCCGACCACGGGCAGGCCACTATCGACCCGGCGAAGTGCGTCTACCTGAATGTTGAGTTCCCCGGGATCAAGGATATGATAAAAATGTCGAAGAGCGGGCGTTATCTGGCTCCAGCCGGCTCCTGTCGCGACATGTTCCTCTACATCAAAGACGACTGCCTCGACGATGCTTATCATTTGCTTACGGATAAACTAAGTGACCGGGCAGCAGTCGTAAAGATAAAGGAGCTTATCGAGAACGGCTATTTCGGCGACAGGCACATATCGCCGGTGCTGGCGGGGCGGCTTGGCAACCTCGTCATACTGCCCTTCGACGGCCACTGCGTCTGGTGGTACGAGAAAGGCCTGTTCGAGATCGACTTTTTAGGGCACCATGGCGGGCTCACAAAACAGGAAATGGAGATCCCATTCCTGGCATGGGAATTATGA
- a CDS encoding NUDIX domain-containing protein: MESAKPYGLTVRAVIYDESGRILLLKRSMASRNYPGRWEFPGGKVDRNERFDDALVREVREETGMSGHIKRYIGAAEVKLPHVNAIQLILEVEARGTPAISEEHEGLTWATVEELLSMDMVDWVVPFVKKYLLH; encoded by the coding sequence ATGGAGTCGGCAAAGCCATACGGGTTGACCGTCCGGGCGGTCATTTACGATGAGAGCGGGCGCATTCTCCTTTTAAAGCGGTCCATGGCGTCCAGGAATTATCCCGGCAGGTGGGAGTTTCCAGGCGGCAAGGTCGACAGGAACGAGCGTTTCGACGATGCCCTGGTCCGGGAGGTCCGGGAAGAGACGGGCATGAGCGGGCATATCAAGCGCTATATCGGGGCGGCGGAGGTGAAGCTGCCGCACGTGAACGCTATTCAGCTCATCCTGGAAGTTGAGGCTCGCGGCACGCCGGCCATCAGCGAGGAGCACGAAGGGCTTACATGGGCTACTGTCGAGGAGCTTCTTTCCATGGACATGGTCGACTGGGTCGTGCCCTTCGTAAAGAAATATTTGCTTCATTGA